The DNA window TTTTGGCGGGCAGTGTCCTGGCAATCCTTCCGTGACGACAGACTTCAGCATGTCTACAGACGTTGTTTCCAAGGATATGGGTGCCTCTTCACCATAAGGAACAACGAGTCCGTTAGGGTCGGCATCGGGTGTGGAACTTTCAACCAATGTTTCCGGAAAAGTGTAGTGCATCTTGAGTTCTTGACGTTCCGCGTGCGTGAGCATGAGTGCCCCCGCATTAGCGTCTAAGAGGGAGACAGCCTGATGAACTACCTGTTCTGCGGCGGCTTCAGGTTGTAGGAGTTGGCAGATTTGCGGCGCGCTTTCAGCGAGCATGAACAATCGGAATTTTTCGCTTTGAACACCCTCCACCATTTGCGAATAAGCGATGGCGATCGAGATTTGGTGGGCGAGGGTTGTTAACAATTCCATCTCCCATGTTTCCAATACTTCTCTGCCCAAAAAACTCCCCAAACCGATCATTCCGAGAAATTCATCGTGAATCTTCAGAGGCACCCAAAGACGTATATCAATAGTTTCGACGAACTTTGCAGTCCGGGCGAAGAAGGGTTCAAGAGGTTCTGGAAGGTTTGCACTCTCAATGAATGGATGTTGCAGCAATTCCTCGATTTCACCGGGTTCAACAGTGATAGGGGCAAATACTTGATCTGGGGATGCGGCAACAACTTCAAGATTCTGTCTCGTCTGGTGGTGACGGAGTATCGCGCCGCGCGTCACTTGCAGAGTTCCAAGCGTGATACGGAGATAAGTTTTACTTGAATGATTAAAGTTGCTGTGTCCAGAGATCAACGTTTGTCCCAAGTGTTCTAACTCGGACAGGCTGAAGATAAGCCGCTCCATCGTCTGTTCGGCGGTACTTTGTGTCTTATGGACTTGCAAACTGTCTCCTGATATAAGCTGGCTTGGATCTTTCATAGTGTTGCATCCAAATGGCGTTCGTTTTCATTTTTACATCGAAATTTATGCTAAAAAATTACAGGTTGGCAATCGCAGATTCTTCGTCTGGAAAGATACCTGCGTATTTAGCAATTGCCATCATACGGAATGTGCGCTCCTGTGTGGCAGACAATCCACAGAAATTCAGGGTGCCTTCCCGTTCAGTGAGGGCTTCTATAATCTCAATAAGTATAGATATACCGATGCTGTTAATAAGTGTTGTTTTTTCAAGGTTGATTACAAGTTGCGTACAACCATTCTGAATGAGTGACTGTGCTCTCTCGGCAAGTTGTTCTCCGAGGGCATCATTCAGGTATCCTGTTGTTTCAATGACCGCATGCTCTTTAGCCTCGCGAATTTGAATATCAAGTTTGTCCGACAAATCGCTTACCTCCTTAAGTTCTTACATGGACTTGTGAACGGTTTCCCCAAAACGGAAACGTGATATATTAGAAAAACGTGTCGTTTTAACAGCACATTTAACACAATTTCGTAAATTGTCCGCAATGGGTTCAAAATTGCCCCGTTGGTATATTGTCTCACAGGTTTCCTCTATAGGTTCGCGCAAAAACGGCACAGCAACCTATGGCGGTGTCTTCTTTTTCGTGAAACTAACAGTCGTCCCGTTAGGACTGCTTTCTATAACCACTTCATCCATTAAAGCCCTAATAATTTGTAAGCCTCTTCCGCGCTTACGTAAATCCGGGTGCATAGTAGGTCTACCCAGTAAGCGGGTGCCATCCAGTGTATCTGCAGTTATACCGACGCCTCGATCCGTAATTTTGACTTCCAACCGATCGTCCGTAACTAAAAACTGGATATGTACTTCCTTATCGTCACTTTGGCTATGTTCAGAAGCGTTAATACAAGTTTCAATGATAGCGAGTTGGATCTCCTCAACCGCTTCTTCGTTGAAGTCCTTCAATTCAGCGAGGACAGAACCGGTTTTCGCCGCGGCAAGTTCCATATCAGGATACATCGGTATAGTGAGGAGTACTTTGTGTTCATTTGACACGCTAATTTTACCTCCTTGCTATGGCTTATGTTTATATTAAGAAGCCGATAAAATTTGTGCACCTAAGTTGGCACTTTCCGGAAATTAGAGGTTCATGAAAAACTTAATTAACATAATACTATATTTTTTCAAATTATGTCAAGAATTTTATGGCACCAGCGACTTTGTTTCATCAACAATCCAACGGGCGTCTGCTATCCGGACAGATGCCTCTGTTAATTCCGGTTGATAGGTTGCAAATTTTACCATATCACAGTTGGCGAGTAATTGTCGCGTTCGTTCAACATGGGGAGCCGCTATTTCAGCGCGTAGCATCGCCTGTTGCACTCCCGTTGTTGTCAACTCCAACGCTGGAATTTGATAACGTGCATCGATATATTGGCGGAGAACATAAGCAATTTGGGTATGATACGTCTCCATGTCGCCACGTGTTAGCCAATCCGATGCCTCAATCGCCGACAGTTTTTCGTATGCTACCTCATGTGCCAACGGGGTCTCAGTCTCATCCGTTACAGAGGTAGACAGGGGTTGACGCCGTTTTTGAAGGGTGTGCCATAGCAGGGCAGCTACAAAACCGAGTATCACTGTGCCACTGATGAAATAGGGCAGTAGATGCTGCGGCATTTCTAAGGGGGGTTTGATATCGCGTAGGGTTTGACCTCCTAAAGTCCCCTGCATAAGTATTTGTATAAGTACAGACATATTTCTTGCGGGAAGGGGCGACGAACAACCAGATAGCCTCGAAACCAATATTTGACATCTTATTCAACGAGAAGTTCAATAACGATCGACTTTGGTGAAGTTGGACAGGCGTATTGACATACCCCGCATCCTGTGCATCCGGCATCAATAACCTCTACAACGCCATCCGACCTCAAATGAATTGCATCCTCACCTATCGGACAGGTATCGACACAGTAAGTACACGCCACATCTTTCGTCCGAAGACAGGTTTCAGCACTGAAAACTGCCAAACCTATTTTAATATCTTCGGCATAAACGGTTTGCAAAGCACCGCTCGGACAGACATACATGCACGCCAATGAATCGCAAATGACACAGGGTTGTTCCTCGGGATCGATATAAGGTGTATTCGCGATGTCGGGTTGGGGGGTCTGTAAAGGGAAAATAGCGCTTGCCGGGCAGTTCTTGACGCAATTGCCACACCGATGACACGTTTCTAAAAATTCCACTTCAGGCAACGCGCCGGGCGGGCGAAGAAGTGGACGGTTACTCGGTTGCTCGGCGGGCAAATGCTCACTTACCTTGTCATCCAGAAATTCGGCGACAGGTTGTATGAGTTGATTCAAGGCTTCCTTGAAGAAGCCGCGTCTCCCCGTTTCATCAGGCATCTTTAGGTTCCATCCGTGAGAGTCGTGTTCCGCGGTCGCGCAGCAGTTTACTCTTCCTTGGCTTTAGAAATCCGGTAGCAACATTTATGGCTGCCTTGCATAAGGTGTTCCACTCGGACGACTTTCGCCCCCAAAGATTGTCGGAAAAGTGCCGTTTCAATCTCGCAGACGTGTGGGTATTCTTGCGCGATCAAGGCTATAGGACAATTATGTTCGGTTAAAACGTAAGCGTTCTCATCTTCGTCAAACCGCGCCATATACCCCTCTTCATCACGGATATGGGCAAGTTCCTTGACGCGTTCAGACAGCGCCTTCCCTTCAAGGCGTTGTTGATACGTCTGCAACTGCGATTTCATCCGGCCTCGGAAGACTTGGTTGATAAAATCGGGTCCGTTGAATTTGGCAACCTCATGCATCAACCCAACAGCAAAGTTGGCGTAAGTCGTGGGGAAGAGACTATTTGCCGCATCGGTCAATTGGTAGATATAAGGTGGACGACCGCGTCCCTGCTTCTCTCGGTAATGCTTGACCAACCCCTCTGCTTCAAGTATAGTGAGGTGTTGTCGGATCCCCATCTGACTGATATGGAGTGCCTCTTTCAGCTGACCGACTGTCATGCCGGCACGCATTTTCAGCAATTGCAAGATTCGCATTCGGGTTTCACTCATTTCACAATTCATAGGTTCCCTCGCAGGATAAGCTTGCAAACATTACTTTATTTCATCATTTTTTAAAATTATATCACAATTGGACGTTTCAATTCAAGATTTAACCCACTATTTTTCTTTTGTCTATTTATCGCGTATGTGATACAATTTGATGAAGGAACCTGAGCGCAGGTCGAACCTAAAAAGATTGAAAGGAGAAAATAAGGATGCAGAACGAACTCACCGAATCACAAATTAATTTTTATCAGAAGAACGGATTTCTTGCCATTGAGAACTTTCTGGACGCTGCGGAATTGGCGGAGTGGCGCCGTTGCACCGATGAATCTGTTGAGGAACGCCTCGGAAACTCAGTGGAGTTTATGACAAACCAGATGGATGCCAAGCAGTTTTACGCACGCGTTTTTACACAGTGCCTCCGCTTGTCGGACACGCACCCTGGGATGCGGAAACTCGTGCACGATCCGAGACTCGGTAAGATGGCAGCGCAGTTAGCTGGTGTTGATGGCATGCGAATTTGGCACGATCAGGCACTGATTAAACCACCCCATGGGAATCCCACCGCATGGCACCTTGATGTCCCTTACTGGTCCTTTGATTCACGCGATGCCGTCTCGTTCTGGGTTGCGCTGGACGATGCCACACTCGCAAACGGATGTATGTGGTATCTCCCCGGCACGCATAAAACAGCCCGCTTTGATAACGTTGGCATTGGAATAAACATCGGTGAACTGTTTAACGTCTACCCGGAATGGAAACAGATTGAACCGCAGTGCGCGCCCTGTCCCGCAGGTTCTATTGTCTGGCATAACGGTCTCGTTGCCCACGGTGCTGGCGCGAACATGACAATCCATCACCGCAGAGCGATGACATGTGGTTTCATGCCCGATGGATGCACTTTCAACGGGAAAAAGAATATCTTGCCTGAGGACTATTTTGCGTCTCTTGAAATTGGAGATGTCCTTAACAACGACAAACAGAATACGCTCATTTGGCATAGAGACCAAGACGCTTAAAGGTAAATCTGTGAGATTTCCACCAAAAAACCAAGCCCGAAACGAAGTGGAGGGACGGCTCCCGAAGAGGAGAGCGAGGAAGTCCAAACCACATCGTTTAACCGCAAGGAACATTTAAAAATGGCAAAACAGCCAAATATTGTATTATTGGGAGTTGACTCACTGCTCGCGACACACATGAGTTGTTACGGGTATGATCGACTGACAACACCACATATTGATCGGTTTGCAGCGGATGGTACTCTCTTTGAGAAA is part of the Candidatus Poribacteria bacterium genome and encodes:
- a CDS encoding STAS domain-containing protein, with product MSDKLDIQIREAKEHAVIETTGYLNDALGEQLAERAQSLIQNGCTQLVINLEKTTLINSIGISILIEIIEALTEREGTLNFCGLSATQERTFRMMAIAKYAGIFPDEESAIANL
- a CDS encoding ATP-binding protein; translation: MSNEHKVLLTIPMYPDMELAAAKTGSVLAELKDFNEEAVEEIQLAIIETCINASEHSQSDDKEVHIQFLVTDDRLEVKITDRGVGITADTLDGTRLLGRPTMHPDLRKRGRGLQIIRALMDEVVIESSPNGTTVSFTKKKTPP
- a CDS encoding 4Fe-4S dicluster domain-containing protein; this encodes MPDETGRRGFFKEALNQLIQPVAEFLDDKVSEHLPAEQPSNRPLLRPPGALPEVEFLETCHRCGNCVKNCPASAIFPLQTPQPDIANTPYIDPEEQPCVICDSLACMYVCPSGALQTVYAEDIKIGLAVFSAETCLRTKDVACTYCVDTCPIGEDAIHLRSDGVVEVIDAGCTGCGVCQYACPTSPKSIVIELLVE
- a CDS encoding transcriptional regulator, which encodes MNCEMSETRMRILQLLKMRAGMTVGQLKEALHISQMGIRQHLTILEAEGLVKHYREKQGRGRPPYIYQLTDAANSLFPTTYANFAVGLMHEVAKFNGPDFINQVFRGRMKSQLQTYQQRLEGKALSERVKELAHIRDEEGYMARFDEDENAYVLTEHNCPIALIAQEYPHVCEIETALFRQSLGAKVVRVEHLMQGSHKCCYRISKAKEE
- a CDS encoding phytanoyl-CoA dioxygenase family protein produces the protein MQNELTESQINFYQKNGFLAIENFLDAAELAEWRRCTDESVEERLGNSVEFMTNQMDAKQFYARVFTQCLRLSDTHPGMRKLVHDPRLGKMAAQLAGVDGMRIWHDQALIKPPHGNPTAWHLDVPYWSFDSRDAVSFWVALDDATLANGCMWYLPGTHKTARFDNVGIGINIGELFNVYPEWKQIEPQCAPCPAGSIVWHNGLVAHGAGANMTIHHRRAMTCGFMPDGCTFNGKKNILPEDYFASLEIGDVLNNDKQNTLIWHRDQDA